The Clostridium sp. AWRP genome has a window encoding:
- a CDS encoding ABC transporter ATP-binding protein, whose protein sequence is MDYILIKGLNKNFNKVKALANINISIKKGEFVSLLGPSGCGKSTLLRIIAGLEDPSSGEISVNNNDLANIPVNKRNMGMVFQSYSLFPNMTARENIAFGLKLKKVPQEEIKIKVQEIINLVGLNGRENHYPGQLSGGQQQRVALARALVVNPDVLLLDEPLSALDAQIRITLRKLIKQIHNKFKITTLFVTHDQEEALSISDRIFIMNKGEIVQYGTPEKIYKNPETKFVANFVGTYNLLTPKFLNQPEDCSNIFIRPEHISIILEDTVIGKNTFRGVISNVYFLGNIVRLNVIVNDTMLLIDTLNRGDNVYYEGEKINVYVPSDKCLKIKS, encoded by the coding sequence ATGGACTATATTTTAATAAAGGGGCTAAATAAGAATTTTAATAAAGTAAAGGCTTTAGCTAATATAAATATTAGCATAAAAAAGGGTGAATTTGTATCATTACTTGGACCATCCGGATGTGGAAAGAGTACTTTGCTTAGAATAATAGCTGGACTAGAAGATCCAAGTAGTGGAGAAATTTCTGTAAATAATAATGATTTAGCAAACATTCCAGTTAATAAAAGAAATATGGGGATGGTATTCCAAAGTTATTCTTTATTTCCCAATATGACTGCTAGAGAAAATATAGCTTTTGGACTTAAATTAAAAAAAGTACCGCAAGAAGAAATAAAAATTAAAGTTCAGGAAATTATAAATTTAGTTGGTCTCAATGGGCGTGAAAATCATTATCCAGGCCAACTTTCTGGAGGACAACAACAAAGAGTAGCACTTGCAAGGGCTTTAGTAGTAAACCCTGATGTACTTTTACTTGATGAACCACTAAGTGCTTTAGATGCTCAAATACGAATTACCTTGAGAAAGCTAATAAAACAAATTCATAATAAATTTAAAATAACAACACTTTTTGTTACACATGATCAAGAAGAGGCTTTATCTATTTCAGATAGAATATTTATTATGAATAAAGGAGAAATTGTTCAGTATGGTACCCCTGAAAAAATTTATAAAAATCCAGAGACAAAATTTGTTGCAAATTTTGTTGGAACTTATAATCTTTTAACACCTAAATTTTTAAATCAACCTGAGGATTGTAGTAATATTTTTATACGACCTGAACATATTAGCATTATTTTAGAAGATACGGTAATTGGTAAAAACACTTTCAGGGGAGTTATTAGCAATGTATATTTTTTAGGCAATATTGTTAGACTAAATGTAATTGTAAATGATACGATGCTGCTAATTGATACGTTAAATAGAGGCGATAATGTTTATTATGAAGGTGAAAAAATAAATGTCTATGTTCCAAGTGATAAATGTTTAAAAATAAAAAGTTAG
- a CDS encoding CPC_1213 family protein, which yields MQNKIRKTTNNKKEDSRFKKKNINHDPQDESSRIKFGSPPEKHLD from the coding sequence ATGCAAAACAAAATACGTAAGACTACTAATAATAAAAAAGAAGACAGTAGATTTAAAAAGAAAAATATAAACCATGACCCTCAGGATGAAAGTTCAAGAATAAAGTTTGGTTCTCCACCAGAAAAACATTTGGATTAA
- a CDS encoding ABC transporter ATP-binding protein, with translation MLKLFKHFKVNKILLGSLFVIILLKTVGTLYIPTLTADIINNGVIKGNIHYVLRTGGIMIGTAVFTGILAIISTYFSSNLSSTLSRDIRSKIFFHAQELSINDFKHFSTSSLITRCTSDVNQIENTLTMFFEMIIPVPFITLVGMFLAFSKDKYMALIISIAGTIFIIFIMLISKKVINLSNKIQVGLDKINSRVRQYISGIRIIRAFNREKHEKELIDAAFTNYADINVKLNKTFAVVMPTIMAIMNVCAVAVLWFGTIRINRGTMQVGDIMAVIEYAIIILVYLVMAVIVLINIPRASTCSIRILEVLQYKPEIVDEKITEAISNNRKTLEFRNVTFSYKDAEKPVLKNVSFVCESGKTTAIIGATGSGKSTIGKLIPRLHEIQGGKILINGVNTKYFSQKNLRNMISFSPQKAFLFSGTIVDNIRHGKKDATINEIKSAAKMAQADKFISELNLGYESFVSQGGNNFSGGQRQRLCIARTLIKDSDIYIFDDSFSALDYKTDAKLREAIKPRLKDSIVITIAQRISTIMDADQIVVLEEGKIAGIGTHTELLKSCPIYLKIAESQLSEEELIC, from the coding sequence ATGCTAAAGCTATTTAAACACTTTAAAGTTAATAAAATACTTTTAGGCTCACTATTTGTAATAATTTTACTTAAAACTGTAGGTACCTTATATATCCCAACATTAACTGCAGATATAATAAATAACGGTGTAATAAAAGGTAACATACATTATGTATTAAGAACTGGCGGAATAATGATAGGAACTGCTGTATTTACAGGAATACTTGCCATAATTTCTACATATTTTTCTTCAAATTTATCATCAACACTTTCCAGAGATATTAGAAGCAAAATATTTTTTCACGCGCAAGAACTGTCAATAAATGATTTTAAACATTTTTCCACCTCATCTTTAATTACAAGATGTACAAGTGATGTAAATCAGATTGAAAATACATTAACCATGTTTTTTGAAATGATTATTCCAGTTCCATTTATAACTCTGGTAGGAATGTTTTTAGCTTTTTCCAAAGATAAATATATGGCTCTTATAATCTCTATAGCAGGAACAATTTTTATAATATTTATTATGCTTATAAGTAAAAAAGTAATAAATTTATCGAATAAAATCCAAGTTGGGTTAGATAAAATAAATTCTAGAGTAAGGCAATATATTTCAGGAATACGAATTATACGTGCTTTTAACCGAGAAAAACATGAAAAAGAATTAATAGATGCTGCATTTACAAATTATGCAGATATTAATGTAAAACTTAATAAGACATTTGCTGTAGTTATGCCAACTATAATGGCTATAATGAATGTTTGTGCTGTTGCTGTCTTATGGTTTGGAACAATAAGAATAAATAGAGGAACTATGCAGGTAGGAGACATTATGGCCGTTATTGAATATGCAATAATAATATTGGTCTATCTAGTAATGGCTGTTATTGTATTAATTAATATACCACGTGCTAGTACCTGTTCAATTCGTATATTGGAAGTATTACAATACAAACCTGAAATAGTAGATGAAAAAATAACTGAGGCCATTTCAAATAATAGAAAGACCTTAGAATTTAGAAATGTCACATTTTCCTATAAAGATGCCGAAAAACCTGTTTTAAAAAATGTTAGCTTTGTATGTGAAAGCGGTAAAACTACTGCAATCATAGGAGCCACTGGTTCAGGGAAAAGTACTATTGGAAAATTAATACCAAGATTACATGAAATACAAGGTGGTAAAATCTTAATTAATGGTGTCAATACAAAATATTTTTCTCAAAAAAATTTAAGAAATATGATAAGTTTTTCACCTCAAAAAGCATTCCTATTTAGTGGAACCATAGTTGACAATATACGGCACGGGAAAAAGGATGCAACTATAAATGAGATAAAAAGTGCTGCAAAAATGGCTCAGGCGGATAAATTTATTTCTGAGCTAAATCTAGGCTATGAATCCTTTGTATCACAAGGTGGCAATAATTTCTCAGGCGGGCAGAGGCAGAGATTATGCATAGCAAGGACCTTAATTAAGGACAGTGATATATACATTTTTGATGACAGTTTTTCTGCCCTGGATTATAAAACAGATGCAAAGTTAAGAGAAGCCATAAAACCTAGATTAAAAGATTCAATTGTCATAACCATTGCCCAAAGAATAAGCACAATTATGGATGCAGATCAAATTGTAGTCCTGGAAGAAGGAAAAATAGCCGGAATAGGTACCCACACAGAACTCCTTAAAAGTTGTCCCATATATTTAAAAATAGCTGAATCACAATTAAGTGAGGAGGAACTGATATGCTAA
- a CDS encoding extracellular solute-binding protein, translating to MFKNSKRAIILSLIVTSIFTSTLAGCGTKRDAVKTNSNDAQLQVRPTKEAVKKEGKLISYGMPDTWANYIEIFKNVENQYGIIHQDTDMTSVEELSKFKAEKDKPVADIGDVGITFGDIAKSQNIVQPYKNKYWNDVPDWAKDKDGYWTGAYTGTIAFFVNKKLVKDVPHSFKELLNPEYKKCISVGDVMKAAESQNAVLAAAYANGGDEKNIQPGIDFFKKLNAMGNLNNVDEKVSNFQKGEIPIGIVWDFNALNYKKQIDQAGDYEVVIPTDATVMSAYVSIINKYAPHPNAAKAFQDYLFSDQGQINLAKGFARPIRKVNLPEDVKKQMLPDSDYKSAKTIKDYTVWNKTCKEIPDLWKQNILAQ from the coding sequence ATGTTTAAAAATTCTAAAAGAGCCATAATATTAAGTTTAATTGTTACATCAATATTTACATCTACACTTGCAGGATGCGGAACCAAAAGAGATGCTGTAAAAACAAATAGTAATGATGCACAGCTTCAAGTCAGGCCTACAAAAGAAGCTGTAAAAAAAGAAGGAAAACTTATTTCTTATGGTATGCCTGATACTTGGGCAAACTATATCGAAATTTTTAAAAATGTTGAAAATCAATATGGAATAATTCATCAAGATACAGACATGACAAGTGTAGAAGAACTTTCAAAATTCAAAGCTGAAAAAGATAAACCAGTAGCTGACATAGGTGATGTGGGAATAACTTTTGGTGATATTGCTAAATCTCAAAATATAGTACAACCTTATAAAAACAAATATTGGAATGATGTCCCTGACTGGGCTAAAGATAAAGATGGATATTGGACAGGTGCTTATACAGGAACTATAGCCTTTTTTGTGAACAAGAAGCTTGTAAAAGACGTACCCCACAGTTTTAAAGAGCTTTTAAACCCTGAATATAAAAAATGTATATCTGTAGGAGATGTAATGAAGGCTGCAGAATCACAAAATGCTGTACTTGCGGCAGCATATGCAAATGGTGGAGATGAAAAAAATATTCAGCCGGGTATTGATTTTTTTAAGAAGTTAAATGCTATGGGCAATTTAAACAATGTTGATGAAAAAGTAAGTAATTTTCAAAAAGGAGAAATTCCAATTGGTATTGTGTGGGATTTTAATGCTTTAAATTATAAAAAACAAATTGATCAAGCAGGTGATTATGAAGTTGTAATTCCTACTGATGCTACAGTTATGAGTGCTTATGTATCAATAATAAACAAATATGCTCCTCATCCAAATGCAGCTAAAGCTTTCCAGGATTATTTATTTAGCGATCAAGGTCAAATAAATTTGGCTAAGGGATTTGCAAGGCCTATTAGAAAAGTTAATCTTCCTGAAGATGTAAAAAAACAAATGCTGCCAGATAGTGATTATAAATCTGCAAAAACTATAAAGGATTATACTGTGTGGAATAAAACATGTAAGGAGATACCGGACTTATGGAAACAAAATATATTAGCACAATAA
- a CDS encoding alkaline phosphatase family protein, translating to MKKLIFILLDGLTRKGAKDHMGYLWHMVEYKKAKYVNIRGELPSLSRPCYETIFTGTPVCEHGITSNNITRNSNMENIFSLARKSNLSTGAAAYSWISELYNISPFNNIRHRQLHDDDLNIQHGIYYFDDSYPDTHLFLDGEYLRNTYCPDLLVIHPMGLDFVGHRYGSSSREYESKLVEMDSILANLIPLWLKDDYSIIITSDHGMSELGNHGGNVDLLRNLPLFIFDNSVDFEKEEYSQLIVAPLICEILKIDPSPYMKFKFK from the coding sequence ATGAAAAAGTTAATATTTATACTACTAGATGGACTTACGAGAAAAGGTGCAAAAGATCATATGGGATATTTATGGCATATGGTTGAATACAAAAAAGCTAAATATGTAAATATAAGAGGTGAACTTCCCAGTCTTTCTAGGCCTTGTTATGAAACTATATTTACTGGTACACCTGTGTGTGAACATGGTATAACATCTAATAATATTACACGCAATTCAAATATGGAGAATATTTTTTCTTTAGCTAGAAAAAGTAATTTATCTACAGGAGCTGCAGCTTATAGCTGGATAAGTGAATTGTATAATATAAGTCCCTTTAATAATATCCGTCATAGGCAACTTCATGATGATGATTTGAATATTCAACATGGTATTTATTATTTTGATGACAGTTATCCTGATACTCATTTATTTCTAGACGGAGAATATTTAAGAAATACATATTGCCCAGACTTGTTGGTGATTCATCCTATGGGATTGGATTTTGTTGGACATAGGTATGGTTCTAGTTCTAGAGAATATGAATCAAAGTTGGTTGAAATGGACAGCATTCTAGCCAATTTAATACCATTATGGTTAAAAGATGACTATTCAATAATAATAACTTCTGATCATGGAATGAGTGAATTAGGAAATCATGGTGGCAATGTTGATTTGCTTAGAAACTTACCCTTATTCATATTTGACAACAGTGTAGATTTTGAAAAAGAAGAATACTCACAGCTTATAGTCGCACCGCTAATATGTGAAATACTTAAAATAGATCCGTCACCCTATATGAAATTTAAATTTAAGTAA
- a CDS encoding DeoR/GlpR family DNA-binding transcription regulator yields the protein MLAGERQEQIFKLIREQKNIKTSELMEIFNVSNETIRRDLDYLEQQGCLKKVYGGAILTKKLSWEPSYNERALINKEEKKAIGIECAKLINDNDIIFMDLGTTPLEVAKNLGDKLNLTIFTTSLYVAGFATEQLDAKCIILGGEVRKKEKCLNGPLTELVLEHLHFDKAILSAGGIDDEIGLSDYDLNDVSVKKKVVNCVDEAIVVSDSSKFGVKALSQVVPLKSLSVIVTDNNIDKKWKEEIIKSGVNLIICNLN from the coding sequence ATGCTTGCTGGAGAACGACAGGAACAAATATTTAAGCTTATAAGAGAGCAAAAAAATATAAAAACATCTGAACTTATGGAAATTTTTAATGTTTCAAATGAAACTATAAGAAGAGACTTAGATTATCTTGAACAACAAGGTTGTCTAAAGAAAGTATATGGTGGTGCAATTTTAACTAAAAAATTAAGCTGGGAACCTTCATATAATGAGAGAGCATTAATAAATAAAGAAGAAAAAAAGGCAATTGGAATAGAATGTGCTAAGTTAATAAATGATAATGATATAATTTTTATGGATTTAGGTACAACTCCCCTAGAGGTTGCAAAAAATTTAGGAGACAAGCTAAATTTGACTATTTTTACTACTTCCCTTTACGTGGCAGGGTTTGCAACTGAGCAATTAGATGCAAAATGTATAATTTTAGGTGGAGAAGTTAGGAAAAAAGAAAAATGTTTAAATGGTCCTCTTACTGAACTTGTTTTAGAGCATCTTCATTTTGACAAGGCAATACTTTCAGCAGGTGGAATTGATGATGAAATTGGTCTTAGTGATTATGATTTAAATGATGTAAGTGTAAAAAAGAAGGTAGTAAATTGTGTGGATGAAGCCATAGTAGTTTCTGATTCTTCTAAATTTGGTGTAAAAGCCCTTTCACAGGTAGTACCATTAAAAAGTTTATCAGTTATAGTCACAGATAATAATATAGATAAAAAGTGGAAAGAAGAGATAATTAAAAGTGGTGTAAATTTGATAATTTGTAATTTAAACTAA
- a CDS encoding ABC transporter permease, whose amino-acid sequence MKKSIGKKIFLVLLFIYLFVPMLAIILFSVAGSWDTTILPTSYTFKYYSLILGNSQFKLALLRSAVISILTCLISIIIMVPSIYLASLHFKKLEKIFDVLSLLPFIMPGVVLVIGLIQIYSKDPINISGTMWILLGAYFIICLPFMYHSIRNSFRGINAPNLKEAAMILGCTEFQAFIKVIVPNIMRGLISAVLLCVAILFGDFALVNLLVGSSYQTVQMYLYNILSQNGHAASAVVTIYTIVIFVISYITTVLTTPGKKWRVKE is encoded by the coding sequence ATGAAAAAGAGTATAGGGAAAAAGATTTTTTTAGTACTATTATTTATATATTTATTTGTACCAATGCTCGCTATAATTCTGTTTTCTGTGGCAGGCAGTTGGGATACAACTATTTTGCCTACAAGCTATACTTTTAAATACTATAGTTTGATATTAGGAAATTCTCAATTTAAATTAGCATTATTAAGAAGTGCGGTTATAAGCATTTTGACTTGTTTAATAAGTATTATCATTATGGTTCCAAGTATATACCTTGCTAGTTTACATTTCAAAAAGTTGGAAAAGATTTTTGATGTATTGTCATTACTTCCTTTTATTATGCCAGGTGTGGTACTTGTTATAGGGCTTATACAGATCTATTCTAAAGACCCTATAAATATATCTGGAACCATGTGGATATTATTAGGAGCATATTTTATAATATGTTTACCATTTATGTATCACTCTATAAGAAATAGTTTTAGGGGAATAAATGCACCTAATCTTAAGGAAGCTGCAATGATTTTAGGCTGCACTGAATTTCAAGCATTTATTAAGGTTATAGTGCCCAATATAATGAGAGGATTGATATCTGCAGTACTTTTATGTGTAGCAATATTATTTGGCGACTTTGCCTTAGTTAACCTATTGGTTGGCAGCTCATACCAGACTGTTCAGATGTATCTTTATAATATTTTAAGCCAAAATGGTCACGCAGCTAGTGCAGTTGTAACAATTTATACAATTGTTATATTTGTTATTTCATATATTACAACAGTATTAACAACACCAGGAAAAAAATGGAGGGTTAAAGAATAA
- a CDS encoding ABC transporter ATP-binding protein has translation MLNEENSTDAISFDTEMSVEKAKDTRKTVIRLIKLLLNQKWKIIIVIFFTIISLAFTMTAPLIFSKAINTIYEGIKNVSHTGHFNINFNIIKRLSLILLIIYLLSSLANYIEQNIMAAVSQTLVLSIRKNISTKLSKVPLKYYDTHKKGEILSRISNDLEKVSETLQSGMMQFITAVLTIIGAVSLMLSINWILTLIAIFTIIMGGIATSIIGKKSINYFSNRQESLGKFNGQIEEYFTGQMVVKTFNMEEEIINRVEITNNKLYSDEKRAQFITYAIDPLIRLMNQIGYVLIASLGAVFVIQGRLSIGLIQAFFQYVDQASEPLTEAAYILNSMQAAIASLERVFEILDEDESETDPINYKTILNPKGNVTFENVQFGYREDLIIKGINLEVKAGQKVAIVGPTGAGKTTLINLLMRFYELNDGKIKIDGIDITELKRSDLRSLFGMVLQDSWLFDGSVKDNIAYSREKAAISEIKEAAELARADYFIRTLPHGYDTVLNDENSSISQGQKQLLCIARAILANPYILILDEATSSVDTCTELEIQNAMDNLMKGRTSFIIAHRLSTIKNADKILVMDKGNIVEQGNHSELLAKGGLYNDIYNSQFIHQNK, from the coding sequence ATGCTAAATGAAGAAAATTCAACAGATGCAATTTCTTTTGATACTGAAATGTCCGTAGAGAAAGCTAAAGACACAAGAAAAACTGTTATAAGATTAATAAAATTACTTCTAAATCAAAAGTGGAAAATAATTATTGTCATATTTTTTACTATCATAAGCTTAGCCTTTACAATGACTGCTCCATTAATTTTTAGCAAAGCTATCAATACTATTTATGAAGGAATAAAGAATGTATCACATACTGGTCACTTCAATATAAATTTTAATATCATAAAAAGGCTTTCATTGATACTTCTTATTATATATTTACTATCCTCATTGGCCAATTATATTGAGCAGAACATAATGGCTGCTGTATCTCAAACCTTGGTATTATCTATAAGGAAAAATATAAGTACAAAACTTTCAAAAGTTCCTTTAAAATATTATGATACACACAAAAAAGGGGAAATTCTAAGCAGAATATCAAATGACCTGGAAAAAGTATCTGAGACACTGCAGTCAGGTATGATGCAATTTATTACGGCAGTACTCACAATTATAGGAGCTGTATCCCTCATGCTCTCAATAAATTGGATACTAACTTTAATCGCCATTTTCACTATTATCATGGGAGGTATCGCTACCTCTATAATTGGGAAAAAGAGCATAAATTATTTTTCAAACAGACAGGAATCCTTAGGTAAATTTAATGGACAAATAGAAGAATATTTTACCGGTCAGATGGTTGTAAAGACCTTTAATATGGAAGAAGAAATAATTAATCGCGTTGAAATAACTAATAATAAATTGTATTCTGATGAAAAAAGAGCACAATTTATTACCTATGCTATAGATCCTTTAATCCGTCTGATGAATCAAATAGGATATGTGCTAATAGCATCTCTTGGTGCTGTCTTTGTTATTCAAGGCAGGCTTTCAATAGGACTAATACAAGCCTTCTTTCAATATGTAGATCAAGCATCAGAGCCGTTAACTGAAGCAGCTTATATTTTAAATTCAATGCAGGCAGCTATTGCCTCACTTGAGCGTGTATTTGAAATTTTAGATGAGGATGAGTCAGAAACAGACCCTATAAACTATAAAACAATACTAAATCCAAAGGGCAATGTAACCTTTGAAAATGTACAGTTTGGATATAGAGAAGATCTTATAATTAAAGGAATAAACCTAGAGGTAAAAGCAGGACAAAAAGTTGCTATAGTTGGACCAACAGGTGCAGGAAAAACTACTTTAATAAACCTGCTTATGAGATTTTATGAATTGAATGATGGGAAAATTAAAATTGACGGTATCGATATAACTGAACTTAAAAGAAGTGATTTGCGATCTTTATTTGGAATGGTCCTGCAGGATTCATGGCTATTTGATGGAAGTGTTAAAGATAATATTGCATACAGCAGAGAAAAAGCTGCAATTTCAGAAATCAAAGAAGCCGCAGAACTTGCCAGAGCTGATTATTTCATAAGAACACTTCCTCATGGCTATGATACAGTTTTAAATGATGAAAACTCTTCAATATCACAAGGACAAAAGCAACTTTTATGTATTGCCCGTGCTATTTTAGCAAATCCATATATTTTAATACTTGATGAAGCAACTTCAAGTGTAGATACATGTACAGAATTAGAAATACAAAATGCCATGGATAATCTGATGAAAGGAAGAACAAGCTTTATAATAGCACACAGATTATCTACAATAAAAAATGCAGATAAGATACTGGTCATGGACAAAGGAAATATTGTTGAACAAGGAAACCACAGCGAATTATTAGCTAAAGGCGGTTTGTATAATGATATATATAACAGCCAATTTATACACCAAAATAAGTGA
- a CDS encoding ABC transporter permease subunit produces the protein METKYISTIKNEIRRRSLLWLPFIFLIILVLSFEIIPGIYVLINSFITNSGIGLSNYTKVFTSKFYLKSLTNGLTVSICSSLVGLIIGTCAAICLKSLKKDIAERLVSIVNMTSNFSGVPLAFAFIVLLGANGLITIFFKSKLGINLYNSGFDLYSWMGIILVYIYFQIPLSIMLMYPAVYAINDDIIEAASTLGASKFTIWTKIEIPTLLPSLAGSLCILLANSLGAYATAYALVGSNKNLVAITIANLVSNDIASDPSLASALSMVLGGILMIFVFVKIKLIKNID, from the coding sequence ATGGAAACAAAATATATTAGCACAATAAAAAATGAAATAAGAAGGAGAAGCCTTTTATGGCTTCCTTTCATATTTTTAATAATTTTAGTTTTATCATTTGAAATAATACCTGGAATTTATGTATTAATAAATAGCTTTATTACAAATAGTGGAATAGGACTTTCTAACTATACAAAAGTATTTACAAGTAAATTTTATTTAAAGTCTTTAACGAATGGGTTAACTGTATCTATTTGTTCATCATTAGTCGGTTTGATTATAGGTACTTGTGCTGCAATATGCTTAAAATCGTTAAAGAAGGATATTGCTGAAAGATTAGTTTCTATTGTGAACATGACTTCTAACTTTTCCGGAGTACCTCTTGCCTTTGCTTTTATTGTATTACTTGGAGCTAATGGGTTGATTACCATATTTTTTAAAAGCAAACTAGGCATTAATTTATACAACAGTGGATTTGACTTATATTCTTGGATGGGGATAATTCTTGTGTATATATACTTTCAAATTCCTTTATCAATAATGCTCATGTATCCTGCTGTTTATGCAATAAACGACGATATTATAGAGGCAGCTTCAACGCTTGGTGCAAGTAAATTTACTATTTGGACTAAAATAGAAATACCTACATTACTACCTTCATTAGCTGGAAGTTTATGTATCCTTTTGGCAAATTCACTAGGTGCCTATGCAACTGCTTATGCTCTAGTTGGTTCTAATAAAAATCTAGTTGCCATAACTATTGCAAATCTTGTATCTAATGATATAGCTTCTGATCCCTCACTAGCTAGTGCATTGTCTATGGTTTTAGGTGGAATTTTAATGATATTTGTTTTTGTGAAAATTAAACTTATTAAAAACATAGATTAA
- a CDS encoding DUF4003 domain-containing protein, with the protein MDIRLKEKVELMVENYSELKSNFKWDTSLLKHFCAMMHAARGEKVNIDKIEEIKKYIKQETGWTSDYRGNNGLIIATLLCFEEDYKGFFQKMIEIHEKMKQEGFRKSTYLPLATYTFAEDVPREYWNSKIQRMKEFYKNMKENHFWLTSTDDYVFAAVLAATDLDVRQTMEKVEECYKELNKGGFWKGNDLQTLSHILALGEESVYEKCKKANRLYNKLKNEKCSLRYNGLATLGVLTLIADDEDQIVREIKEVSDFIHKKPGYGIWSLDKYTKTILSANLVCDFYVDGMKKGVIKVALANSINAIIIAQEQAAIAGCAAAAAAASASSSSSS; encoded by the coding sequence GTGGATATAAGATTGAAAGAAAAGGTAGAACTAATGGTAGAAAACTATAGTGAACTTAAAAGCAATTTTAAATGGGATACAAGCTTGTTAAAACACTTTTGTGCAATGATGCATGCAGCAAGAGGTGAAAAGGTAAATATAGATAAAATTGAAGAAATAAAAAAGTATATAAAGCAGGAAACAGGATGGACATCTGATTATAGAGGGAATAATGGATTAATTATAGCTACTCTTTTATGTTTTGAAGAGGATTATAAAGGCTTTTTTCAAAAAATGATTGAAATTCATGAAAAAATGAAACAGGAAGGTTTTAGAAAAAGTACATATCTGCCGCTGGCTACTTATACCTTTGCAGAAGATGTTCCTAGAGAGTATTGGAATTCTAAAATCCAGAGAATGAAAGAATTCTATAAAAATATGAAAGAAAATCATTTTTGGCTAACTTCTACTGATGATTATGTTTTTGCAGCGGTACTTGCTGCTACAGATTTGGATGTAAGACAAACTATGGAAAAAGTAGAAGAGTGCTATAAAGAATTAAATAAGGGAGGATTTTGGAAGGGAAATGATCTTCAGACATTATCTCATATTTTGGCACTTGGAGAAGAGTCCGTTTATGAAAAATGCAAGAAGGCAAATAGACTTTATAATAAGCTTAAAAATGAAAAATGCAGTCTTAGATACAATGGCCTGGCAACACTAGGAGTGTTAACTCTTATTGCAGATGATGAAGATCAAATAGTTAGAGAAATAAAAGAAGTCAGTGATTTTATTCATAAGAAGCCTGGATATGGCATATGGAGTTTAGATAAATATACTAAAACAATTCTTTCAGCTAATTTAGTTTGTGACTTCTATGTAGATGGTATGAAAAAGGGAGTAATTAAAGTAGCTTTAGCAAATAGTATTAATGCTATTATTATTGCTCAAGAACAGGCAGCAATTGCAGGATGTGCTGCAGCAGCTGCTGCTGCGTCAGCTTCTTCATCGAGTTCATCATAG